The Maridesulfovibrio hydrothermalis AM13 = DSM 14728 DNA window TCATAATCAGGCTTCCGGTGAAAAGTGATTCCATAACAAAATCACGATCAGAAACAGCATCAAGACTGTTGCGGAAAGTGCCTTCCATGCCAAGTTGCTGTGCGGAGAAAGCGGGGTTAAGCGGGTAGGTTGTGCCTGCAAGAGCTGCTGCGCCTAAAGGGCAGACGTTAGCTCTTTTGATGCAGTCGCAAACACGGCTGTGATCACGTTTAAACATCCATGCATAAGCAAGCATGTGATGAGCTAGGCTTACAGGCTGAGCTGGTTGCAAATGCGTATAACCGGGCAGCAAAACATCAGTGTTCGCTTCAGCTTTAGCGGTAAAAACAGCTACAAGTTTCTCCAGAGCAACTTTCCACGCCTCAAGAGAGCGAACAACATGCAAACGGAACGCTGTTGCAACCTGATCATTTCTGCTGCGGCCGGTATGCAGTTTGCCACCGACAGCACCTACTATCTCAGTCAGCCTGCTTTCAATATTCATATGGAGATCTTCCATCTCCTTTTTCCATTCAAATTTGCCGGATTCGATTTCTTCCAGAACCTGATCAAGCCCTCTGGACAGAGTTTCAGCTTCTTCGGAAGTAAGCACGCCCTGCTCTGCCAGCATTCTGGCATGGGCTTGTGATCCTGCAATATCTTCACGGTACAGATTCTGGTCATAGCTGACGGATTCTGTGTAATCTTCCACAGATGCAGCTGTTTTCTGAGCAAATCTGCCGCCCCATAATTTATTATCAGCCATGTTAACCTCTCGAAATATTGATGCGCATCGCGCTTTAATTGATGATTTCGCCTCCGGCGGCCAAAGTGGATAACCCATTTTGGAAACCCAGATCGGGTTTAGGCAATAATAAATCTTCTACAAACAAAAATCCTGCCATATGCCCAAAAAATGGACCGGGCAGGATTTTAAAATCCCGGACAGATCAAATCCGCCCGGGAATTATCAGCTATCAGTTATCGCAGCTTTCGCTTTCTTTGATCCAGTTACTGCCTGATGAAGTTTTACCCTTGAGTCTTAGACCTACAAGTTTGATAAAACCTTCAGCATCCTTCTGATCATACACTTCGTCTTCTTCGAAAGTTGCGAGATCTTCGCGATACAGGGAGTAAGGAGATTTACGTCCTTCAGGGATAACATTACCTTTGTAGAGTTTTACCCGTACAGTACCGGTGATATCTTCCTGAGTCTTGTCGATCATGGCCTGAAGCGCAACACGCTCAGGAGCATACCAGTACCCGTTGTATATCATTTCAGCATACTTGGGGATCAGGCTGTCTCTGAGATGCATAACTTCGCGGTCCATGCACAGACCTTCAAGATCGCGATGTGCAACGTGGATGATGGTTCCCCCGGGTGTTTCATATACCCCGCGTGATTTCATACCTACAAATCTGTTTTCGACCATATCAACACGGCCGATACCGTGTTTACCGCCAAGTTCATTGAGTTTTTCAATGAGTGCTGCCGGAGAGAATCTTGTGCCGTTGATGGCGATAGGATCACCGTTTTCAAAATCAATGGTAATAACTTCAGGCTCATCAGGAGCGTGTTCAATTGGAGTGCAGTATCTGTACGACTCAGGAGAAGGTGAATTCCAAGGATCTTCAAGCTCGGAACCTTCAAAGCTTACGTGCAGCAGATTGGCATCCATAGACCATGGTTTTTTGCGGGTTGAGGGAATTTCAATTCCATTCTCCTTCGCGTAATTCATAAGGTCGGTGCGGGATTTCAGATCCCACTCACGCCAAGGAGCAATATTTTTGAGTCTGGGATTCATCCCCATAGCCCCGAGTTCAAAACGCACCTGATCATTACCTTTTCCGGTTGCACCGTGAGCTACAGCCTGTGCGCCTTCGCTTTCAGCGATTTCAACCATTCTTTTAGCGATCAAAGGGCGCGCAATGGATGTTCCGAGCAGGTAGCGGCCTTCATAAATGGCCCCGGCGCGGAAGCAGGGAAAAATAAAATCACGTGCAAACTCTTCACGCAAGTCTTCAACAAACGCCTTGCTTGCACCGGTGCTCAGAGCCTTTTCTTCGATGCCGTCGAGTTCCTCCCCCTGACCAAGGTCAGCAGTCAGAGTGATGACTTCGCAGTTATACTCGTTTTTGATCCATTTCAAAATAATGGAGGTATCAAGTCCCCCGGAATAAGCCAATACTACTTTTTCAATCTTGCTCATCTTATTAAACCTTCTAAATTCTTACTCAATGGTGTGCATATGTGGAACAGCCTGAACAGGTCCGAGAAGCTGGGATACAGCTTCGAGATCAACTTCAATGCCGTTGATCGCCCATTCAAGGATTGCTTTCTGCATGTGCAGTCTGTTCTCAGCCTGATCAAAAATGATTGATCTTGGACCGTCCAGAACTTCTGCGGTAACTTCTTCACCTCTGTGGGCAGGCAAACAATGCATAACCTTGCAATCAGGGTCAGCATGCTCAAGCAGTTTATCATTAACCTGATACGCAAGGAACGCCATTTCACGTTTCTTCTGCTCATCTTCCTGCCCCATAGAGGCAAAAACATCGGTATTTACGTAGTGTGCGCCTTTAACGGCATCAACCGGATCATAGCTCAGGTTGATTTTCGCGCCCATAGACAGTGCGCGGGAAAGAATATCATGGTCAGGCTCATATCCTTTAGGAAAAGCCATAGTCAGGTAGAACGGAAAATAAATAGCGGCATTGATCCATGAATGAGCCATATTATTGCCGTCACCAACCCATGCGACCTGAACATTATTAAGATCAGGAGTTCTTTCATAAATAGTCAGCATATCACTCATAACCTGACAGGGGTGATATCTGTCAGTAAGGGCGTTGATGACCGGAATGGAAGCATTCTGGGCAAGAGTGCGCACTTTGCGCTGACCGAAAGTTCTTACAACCAGAGCATCGGCGTAGCGGGAAAGAACCTGTGCGGTATCTTCAAGCGGCTCGCTTCTGCCCAGTTGAGACTCTGCCGGAGTCATGAAAATTGAATGGCCGCCGAGCTGCTCAATGGCCACGTCGAAAGAAACCCGGGTTCTTGTAGAGGCTTTTTCAAAAATCATGATAATAGTTTTACCCTCAAGGGCATTATTCCTGATTTTCTTATCCTTAAGCTCTTTTGCTCTAAGCAGGACCTGTCCGAGTTCTGAACGGGGAATATCATTTATTTTCAGAAAATGTCTGATCATTTTATAACTCCAAGTATATTCTTAAGGTGAGCTCTTAAAAGCGGCAATCGGGGATTATTGCTCATAAGGCACGCCATTGTAAACCATAATATATGGTGAAACTTAAAAAAACGGAGGTCATTTGAGAATAATGTAGAAATGCAGCACGTGGACGGTCTTGAAACAGACCGAACTGCACTTAAAACGGGCTGGCCTCAGCTGTGCCAACCCACTGTTCGCTGTCTGAAAACAGGTGCAACAGATTCAACAGCATTATCTGTAAGAGAATACATTTCAGGACCGTGATCATATCCGGCAAGGTGCAGCAGAGCGTGAGCCAGCAACCTTACAGTGTGCTCCTGCGGTAATTGACCGTAGAGCCTCGTTTCACGGGAAAGTGTATCCACAGACAAAACTATTTCTCCTAGAAAATTGTTCTGCTTGAGATCAGGAGTCTCTGAAAAAGGAAAACTGAGCACGTTAGTCGGCCCCACGCATCCCAGAAACTCTTCATTAATCTCTGCAATGGCAGCATCATTGACTATTTTTAATTCAAAGTCAAAGCCGGAAAGGCCAAGTGTTTCAAGAAGCAATCCTGCCATATGGTGCAACTCCCGTCTGGTAACGGGAAAATTCGCATCAGGTATGCATTCTATACTCAGACTCAGCGTCACTGTTAATTCCCCTTACAATCATAAGAGTCATAGGCTTTAACAATGCGGGCCACCAGCGGATGCCTGACCACGTCAGTATCTTCAAACTTTATAAAATTTATTCCATCCACATTTTTCAGAATATGGGTGGCCTCAACCAGTCCGGAAGGAGCTTTTCCCGGCAAATCGATCTGAGTGATATCTCCGGTAATAACCGCCTTAGAACCGAATCCCAGACGAGTGATGAACATTTTCATCTGTTCGGGAGTAGTATTCTGCGCTTCATCTAAAATGACAAATGCATTACTGAGCGTCCGCCCGCGCATGAAAGCCAGCGGTGCAATTTCAATGATATTTTCTTCAATCATATCCTGCACTTTTGCATAATCGAGCATATCATATAAGGCATCATAAAGCGGACGCATATAAGGATTGACCTTATCAACCAGATCACCGGGCAAAAAGCCCAGCTTTTCTCCAGCCTCAACAGCCGGGCGGGTGAGAATAATTTTTTTAACCTCTTTACGCTGCAAAGCGTAAACAGCCATAGCAACAGCAAGATACGTTTTCCCCGTGCCGGCAGGCCCGATGGAGAAAACCATATCATTGTCGCGAATGGCAGAGAAATACGCCCGCTGGGTCAAAGTACGGGGAGTGAGTGTCTTCTTAGATGATACCGCAAAAAGTTCATCGCGAAAGATCTTTATAAGATCCGCTCCCGGATCACGACAAAGGATTCTATACGCAGCTTCAACATCCTGCGGAAAAACCTCTTTTCCGGACTTGAGTACAGCATACAGCTGATTGAAAGACTTGGCGACCGGATCAATCAGCTCTTCGCTTTCTGCGATAAGATGCAAAGAGTTCCCTCTGCTTTCGATCCTGACGCACGACTGGCGGGAGATAAGATCAAGATTGGCATTTTGCGCCCCGAAGAGCACACTTGCCAACCCTACATTATCGAACTCAAGCTTTACATGTATTTTTTCTTTGTCATCCATATAATATTGCCCTGCTAATTATTTTTAAGAAGCAATACGGCAGGACTCAATATTATGCAACAAGGCAGCAAACACCACCTACTGCGAAAGAAGATCATCAACAGCAGCCAGTATAGCTTTTGAATTAAAAGGCTTGGTGAAAGTATATTTCACCCCGAACATTTTAATCCAGTCAAGCGAATCATAATTCGCAGAGGAACTGCCGCCGGAAACAGCAATAATTTTTACATCCGGGTTTTCTTTCATCAACTCTCTGACAGTCTGCACTCCTTCTTTTTCCGGCATGAAAATATCAGTAATGACCAGATCTATCAAAGCACTGTCATAGTTCTGTATGGCTTTAGAGCCATCCTCAGCTTCCGAGACAACATGACCTTCTTTCTCCAGCATTGCCCGAAGCACCTGCCGTGAAATGGGGTCATCATCAACGACGAGAATCCGGGGCATAAGCAAACTCCTTAATCACAAAAAATTAAAATCAAAAGATATTGTATATACGTAAACAAATACTGCAACTTTTGATTAATCAGTTAGCTCTAAAAAAAATAAATTTCAAGGGGTATGCCAAAAAACCTAATAACGTTTTTTATTACTGCCCTTAAAAATTTCATACTCAAGAAGGCGGCATTCTATTTTGGCATTGTAAAACATCATGCGGCGAGTCGTTTTAAGCCCAATAAATTTTGCAAGCTCCATATTACCAGTGAAGACATATCCCTTATAACCCTGACATTTGTTTTTAAAGTAATCGCCAATAGCAGAATAGATTTTCTCAAGCTTTGTTCTGCTGCCCATGCGTTCACCATACTCAGGATTCATCATAACCACTCCCCTGCCTTCAGGGATAGGTGTTTCTCTGAAATCGCAAACTTCGAATTCGATATGATGTTCTACTCCGGCTGCGCGGGCATTCTTTCTGGCAGCTTCAACAGCTTCCGGGTCAAGGTCGGTGGCAATGATTCTGCCGTCTATCTTTTTACGTTCACGGTCCTCAGCTTCTATGCATAGATTATCCCAGTACTCTTCATTGTAACCAGGAAGTTTTTTAAAAGCGAAATCCTCACGCATAAGGCCCGGAGCACCGTTAAGAGCGATCAGGGCCGCTTCAATAGCAAGTGTTCCACTGCCGCACATGGGGGAGATGAAATTGCCCCGCCCATACCACTCTGCAGCCTTTATCAGGCTGGCAGCAAGGGTTTCCTGCAAAGGAGCCTTATGAGGCAGTTTTCTATAGCCACGACGTGAAAGAGGCACGCCGGAAGTATCCAGATATATTATACACTCGTCATCACGCCAGTACAAAAAGACTATAACGCCAGACATATCAGGGCCGGAAGAAGGTCGCCTTCCAAACTTCTCGCGAATGCGGTCAACAATGGCATCCTTTACTTTCACATTGGCAAAACGGGAATCATTAATTGTCTCGGTAATGACAGATGAAGTAATTGTAAGATAGCCGTCCGGAGTAATAATTTTTTCCCAGACCATCTCTTTAACCTGATCATACATCTGATCAGGAGTTTCGGCTTTGAATTTTTTGAGCTGATACAGAACCCTGTGTCCGCTGCGCACCCAGAGATTAAGGCGCATGCATTCATTTAGTGAAGCTTTGGTTTCAACTCCGGCATGAA harbors:
- a CDS encoding argininosuccinate synthase: MSKIEKVVLAYSGGLDTSIILKWIKNEYNCEVITLTADLGQGEELDGIEEKALSTGASKAFVEDLREEFARDFIFPCFRAGAIYEGRYLLGTSIARPLIAKRMVEIAESEGAQAVAHGATGKGNDQVRFELGAMGMNPRLKNIAPWREWDLKSRTDLMNYAKENGIEIPSTRKKPWSMDANLLHVSFEGSELEDPWNSPSPESYRYCTPIEHAPDEPEVITIDFENGDPIAINGTRFSPAALIEKLNELGGKHGIGRVDMVENRFVGMKSRGVYETPGGTIIHVAHRDLEGLCMDREVMHLRDSLIPKYAEMIYNGYWYAPERVALQAMIDKTQEDITGTVRVKLYKGNVIPEGRKSPYSLYREDLATFEEDEVYDQKDAEGFIKLVGLRLKGKTSSGSNWIKESESCDN
- the ybeY gene encoding rRNA maturation RNase YbeY, with translation MTLSLSIECIPDANFPVTRRELHHMAGLLLETLGLSGFDFELKIVNDAAIAEINEEFLGCVGPTNVLSFPFSETPDLKQNNFLGEIVLSVDTLSRETRLYGQLPQEHTVRLLAHALLHLAGYDHGPEMYSLTDNAVESVAPVFRQRTVGWHS
- a CDS encoding THUMP domain-containing class I SAM-dependent RNA methyltransferase, with protein sequence MLDFERKSVVLVTCPKGFSPYLSDEMSRMGFKIRNELHAGVETKASLNECMRLNLWVRSGHRVLYQLKKFKAETPDQMYDQVKEMVWEKIITPDGYLTITSSVITETINDSRFANVKVKDAIVDRIREKFGRRPSSGPDMSGVIVFLYWRDDECIIYLDTSGVPLSRRGYRKLPHKAPLQETLAASLIKAAEWYGRGNFISPMCGSGTLAIEAALIALNGAPGLMREDFAFKKLPGYNEEYWDNLCIEAEDRERKKIDGRIIATDLDPEAVEAARKNARAAGVEHHIEFEVCDFRETPIPEGRGVVMMNPEYGERMGSRTKLEKIYSAIGDYFKNKCQGYKGYVFTGNMELAKFIGLKTTRRMMFYNAKIECRLLEYEIFKGSNKKRY
- a CDS encoding response regulator produces the protein MPRILVVDDDPISRQVLRAMLEKEGHVVSEAEDGSKAIQNYDSALIDLVITDIFMPEKEGVQTVRELMKENPDVKIIAVSGGSSSANYDSLDWIKMFGVKYTFTKPFNSKAILAAVDDLLSQ
- a CDS encoding PhoH family protein, translated to MDDKEKIHVKLEFDNVGLASVLFGAQNANLDLISRQSCVRIESRGNSLHLIAESEELIDPVAKSFNQLYAVLKSGKEVFPQDVEAAYRILCRDPGADLIKIFRDELFAVSSKKTLTPRTLTQRAYFSAIRDNDMVFSIGPAGTGKTYLAVAMAVYALQRKEVKKIILTRPAVEAGEKLGFLPGDLVDKVNPYMRPLYDALYDMLDYAKVQDMIEENIIEIAPLAFMRGRTLSNAFVILDEAQNTTPEQMKMFITRLGFGSKAVITGDITQIDLPGKAPSGLVEATHILKNVDGINFIKFEDTDVVRHPLVARIVKAYDSYDCKGN
- the argF gene encoding ornithine carbamoyltransferase, whose protein sequence is MIRHFLKINDIPRSELGQVLLRAKELKDKKIRNNALEGKTIIMIFEKASTRTRVSFDVAIEQLGGHSIFMTPAESQLGRSEPLEDTAQVLSRYADALVVRTFGQRKVRTLAQNASIPVINALTDRYHPCQVMSDMLTIYERTPDLNNVQVAWVGDGNNMAHSWINAAIYFPFYLTMAFPKGYEPDHDILSRALSMGAKINLSYDPVDAVKGAHYVNTDVFASMGQEDEQKKREMAFLAYQVNDKLLEHADPDCKVMHCLPAHRGEEVTAEVLDGPRSIIFDQAENRLHMQKAILEWAINGIEVDLEAVSQLLGPVQAVPHMHTIE
- the argH gene encoding argininosuccinate lyase, coding for MADNKLWGGRFAQKTAASVEDYTESVSYDQNLYREDIAGSQAHARMLAEQGVLTSEEAETLSRGLDQVLEEIESGKFEWKKEMEDLHMNIESRLTEIVGAVGGKLHTGRSRNDQVATAFRLHVVRSLEAWKVALEKLVAVFTAKAEANTDVLLPGYTHLQPAQPVSLAHHMLAYAWMFKRDHSRVCDCIKRANVCPLGAAALAGTTYPLNPAFSAQQLGMEGTFRNSLDAVSDRDFVMESLFTGSLIMTHLSRICEELIIWANPCFGFIKLPDAFSTGSSIMPQKKNPDVCELMRGKTGRVFGDLISLLTTVKGLPLAYNRDMQEDKEPFFDADKTVHASVSIMADMMEAMGFNADNMEKALKKGFLNATELADYLVGKGIPFREAHHITGAAVAHAEKTAKGLEDMSLEELKSFSDKIDEDVFEVLSYEAAVKRRVSPGGTGPESVKAQIAELREWLA